The DNA region CATGTATGTTTGCGGTCCTACGGTGTACAGCAATGTGCATTTGGGCAATTGCCGTACTTTTATGTCTTTTGATATGATCTTTAGGTATCTCAAACATTTGGGATACAAAGTACGCTATGTCCGCAACATTACGGATGCCGGACATTTGGTTGATGATGCGGAAGACGGTGAAGACAAGATTGCTAAAAAAGCTAGACTGGAAAAATTGGAACCTATGGAAGTGGTACAGCGCTACACCATAGACTTTCATAACATCTTAGAACAGTTTAATTTTTTACCCCCAAGTATAGAACCTACTGCTACTGGGCATATTATTGAGCAAATAGAGATTATAAAAAACATTCTTGACAAAGGCTTTGCCTATGAGGTAAACGGTTCTGTATATTTTGATGTTTCCAAGTTCAATGACCATAATGAATACGGCCAATTGAGTGGAAGAAAGTTAGAAGATATGATTGCTAACACCCGCGAACTTGCCGCTCAAGACGACAAAAAAAGTCCACAAGATTTTGCGCTTTGGAAAAAAGCCGAGCCACAGCATATTATGCGTTGGCCCTCTCCTTGGGGAGATGGTTTTCCTGGATGGCACCTTGAGTGTACTGCCATGAGCACCAAATATTTAGGTGAAACTTTTGATATTCACGGTGGTGGAATGGACCTGAAATTCCCACATCACGAATGTGAAATAGCCCAGGCCGAAGCATGCTACGGCCATTCACCTGTGAACTATTGGATGCATGCCAATATGTTGACCATGAACGGTAAAAAAATGGCTAAATCTACTGGGAACAATATACTTCCTGGGGAGATTTTTACCGGTGAGAACGATATTCTTAGTAAGGCCTTTTCTCCGTCCGTAGTTCGCTTTTTCATGATGCAGGCACACTATACCAGTATTCTAGATTTAAGCAATGATGCGTTGTTGGCGTCCGAAAAAGGATTTGGTCGTTTAATGGACTCTCTTTTGGTTTTAAAAGGATTAGATACCGGTTCTACCAGCAATTTTAATGTTGAAGCATGGAAACAACAGTGCTATGACGCCATGAACGACGATTTTAATACTCCTATTTTAATTGCCAATCTTTTTGAAGCCGTCAAACATATCAATCTAATTAAAGAAGGAAAAGAGAGTATTACCGCTACGGATAAAGAACTACTTATACAGACTTTGAACGGGTTTATCTTTGATATTTTAGGGTTAGAACAAAAAGGAGGTTCTACTGAAGATGCAGGTAAACTTTCAGGTGTTGTAGAACTATTGATTCAATTGCGAAAAGAAGCTCGTGAGAATAAGGATTTTGCCACATCAGATAAAATACGTGACCAGTTAGCAGAACTTGGCATTCAGTTGAAAGATGGCAAAGAAGGCACCACCTTTAGCATCTAAAAAACATTTTAAATAATGGTATTCGTTGTTTTCGCCTGGTAATCACCGGGCGAAATATGTTGATGTGCCTTAAACACTCTATTAAAGTAGGACCGGCTCTCAAAACCACACTCCATATAAACGTTTTTAATACTTCGGTTCGGATCCTGCAATAGCCCTGCCGCTAATTTAATTCGCTCATTATTGATAAACTCTATAGGCGAAATACCAAGTTCGGTTTTAAAAACCCTGTAAAAATGAGAGGGACTTAAATAAGCCTTTTTGCTCAGCTCTTCTACACTTAAATTTTGATGAAGGTGCTCTCTAATATATCGGACCACCCCGGCCAACCTACTATTTTCATGGAGTTTTAAAGTCGAGTTTGAATAAATTTTCCGCTCATTCGTCTGCAGGATTCTTATAATTAATTCACGCAGCATATTATCCACAAAAAAATCTTTAGACGGATGATTTTCCGTAAACAGAAATAGCAGGCGCTTTAAAATTTGATAGATACCCGCGTCATTGACAAAATGAAAATTATAATCCATTAAGTCCCATTCCTTACCATTATGTTTTGGCATGGTCTCATTCATAAGCTGTAGCACCTTGTCTATTTTATCCTCAGAAATAGCGAGCGCCAAACAACGGGTAGGATTTTTGCGCATAGCTTCCGGAAAATCAATACACATAGTTTCATTAGAAGGAAGCACCAAAGATTCTCCGGGCAGAAAACTAAAAGACTCATAGTTTCTTAGATGCATTATTTTCTTTCCTTCTATCATACTTGCCAAAACAGGTTGGTCAAATTTTAATAGCACCCGTTCCGCCTGTTGATGTGTTTCAAAAACATGCAATGCAGCATTATTCAAAGTATACGAGGTTTGGTTTTCGACCAACGTTTCCAACTTCCTATTTGATAGAAATTTATCCGATAATTCAACCATAACTGCACCAGTATCAATTCAACCTATTAATCCCTAAGAAATATACAAAATAAGCATCAGTAAAATATCAATTTAACAAAGAATGATAGAATTGTTCATACCTATAGTAGAATAGGTCAGATAATTTCAGTTCAACTCCACTACATTTAGAAAACCAATTGTACTCATCTGAAAAAGAGACACATACTAAGAAACGTATCTATTAACTTAATATACTTAACTATGAGCACACAAACAGTTGAACAAGACGTATTACAAAAACCAAAGTTCAAAAGTCAATATGAAAATTATATTGGCGGAAAATGGACAGCCCCTATGAAAGGTGAGTATTTTGACAACCTTTCTCCTGTAGACGGAAACGTATTCACTAAAATAGCCCGTTCCACATCAGAGGATATAGAACTTGCCATTGATGCCGCATGGATCGCCGCTTCCGAATGGAACAGATCGTCAGCAACCACTAGAAGCAATATGCTATTAAAAATTGCCGACGTTATGGAACGTAATCTGGAGACCTTGGCAAGAGCCGAAACTTGGGACAACGGTAAAGCCATTAGAGAAACCACTGCTGCAGATATACCTCTGGCCATAGACCATTTTAGATATTTTGCCGGTGTCATCAGAGCGGAAGAAGGCTCCGTCAGCGAATTAGATTCAAACACCGTTGCGTTAAACGTTACCGAACCACTTGGGGTAGTAGCACAAATCATTCCTTGGAATTTCCCAATTCTTATGGCCACTTGGAAATTGGCACCCGCATTGGCAGCAGGAAACTGTGTCGTATTAAAACCCGCAGAGCAAACCCCGGTAGGCATTCTGGTTCTTATGGAACTAATTGAAGGTATTTTACCGGCAGGCGTATTAAACGTTGTAAACGGTTTTGGCGCGGAAGCAGGCAAACCTTTAGCCTCAAGCCCAAGAATAAATAAAGTAGCTTTTACGGGTGAAACAACAACAGGACAGTTAATCATGCAATATGCATCTAAAAACATTACTCCCGTCACATTAGAGCTAGGTGGAAAATCACCGAATATCTTCTTTGAAAGCATTATTGATGCCGATGATGATTTCTTTGACAAATGCCTGGAAGGAGCCGTAATGTTCGCACTTAACCAAGGAGAAGTTTGCACTTGCCCATCAAGAATGTTAGTTCAGGAAAGCATCTATGACCGCTTTATGGAAAGAGTTATAGAACGTACCAAGGCCATAAAATTAGGTCACCCGTTAGATCCAACAACAATGATGGGTGCACAGGCTTCAAACGACCAATATGAAAAAATTCTCAATTACATTAATATCGGCAAAGAGGAAGGGTGCGAAGTACTGACTGGTGGAGAGGCGGCCTACAACGAAAGTCTTGAAGGTGGTTATTATATACAGCCTACGATTCTTAAAGGAAACAACAAGATGAGGGTATTTCAAGAAGAAATATTTGGTCCCGTAGTTTGCGTTACCACTTTTAAAGACGAAGCCGAAGCCATAGAAATCGCCAATGACACCCTTTACGGACTAGGTGCCGGGGTTTGGACCAGGGATACACACCAGGCCTACCAAATTTCCAGAGCGGTCCAAGCGGGTAGGGTCTGGGTAAACTGTTACCACTTGTATCCTGCTCACGCTCCTTTTGGAGGATACAAAAAATCAGGTATTGGCAGAGAAAACCATAAGATGATGTTAGCACACTACAGACAAACTAAAAATATGCTGATTTCATACGATAAAAAGGCCATGGGTTTCTTTTAATATGAAAACACAAAGAGTTCTAGTTACGGAGGAAGCAAAAAAGGTTATTGAAAGCCTTAAGAAAACGCATGGTGAACTTATGTTTCACCAAAGTGGTGGTTGCTGTGATGGCTCTTCGCCCATGTGTTTCAGCAAAGGTGAACTTATTCTGAACGAAACCGATATTTGGCTTGGCAATATTGCCGATTGTGATTTTTACATGTCTCAAGACCAGTTTGAATATTGGAAACACACCCAGTTAACGATTGATGTGACCAAAGGAAGAGGTGCCAGTTTTTCTTTGGAAATTCCATTAGGAGTTCGGTTTGTGATAAAGTCAAGGTTGTTTTCTGAAAAGGAAGCCCTAGAATTAGAGCCGGTCCATCACGCATAATAAATAGTAAAATCTTTACACAAAGTTTAAAATCCGCATTATAAAATGCGGATTTTTTATTTGGTGATCATAAGTTTTCAGATAAATCTATTCATCAAATAGTTGTATTTTTACGTCTCTAAATCTCATTATATTGGCACTTACATTAAAAAAAATCATGATAGCTCCTTTCGTATTTTTAGTTAGGTTTTATCAACTCGCCATCTCTCCTTATACACCTGCAACGTGCCGCTACTCCCCTACTTGCTCACAATACACCTTAGAAGCTTTAAAAAAACATGGCCTATTTAAAGGAGGTTGGTTAGCTATTAAACGTATATTTAGCTGTAATCCATGGGGAGGGAAAGGTTACGACCCAGTACCTTAAACCATTAAAACAAGTTCAATTTATATTGATTGGCATGCTCTCTACTGATCGTTAAAATTTATAACTACGATTTAAGATATAGGAAAGCCTAACGGCTATCTATTTTATTATCTTAGTGCCCTTAAAACTCCTTAACATGTACTTTTTAGGTATTATCTGGAATCCGAATGAAACCCTTTTTTCTCTCGGTCCGTTACAGATCAAATATTACAACTTACTTTGGATTACGTCTTTTGCTCTAGGTTGGTATATCATGAAACGTATTTTCACCAATGAAAATAAAACTGTAGAGCAATTAGATTCGCTTTTTATCCATACAGTTCTGGCTACAATGTTAGGTGCACGGTTGGGGCATGTTTTCTTTTATGACTGGCCATATTACAAAAATCACCTGCTAGAGATATTGCTGCCTATTCGAGAGAGTGCGTCAGGGCAACTCTTTGGTTTTATTAACGGCTACGAATTTACCGGCTTTACCGGTCTTGCCAGTCATGGCGCCATTATTGGGGTACTGATAGGCACGTATCTATACCAAAAGAAGTATCCAGATATGAAAACCCTTTGGCTACTGGACCGTATGGTAATTCCGTTTGCAATTGGAGCATTTTGTGTGCGATTGGGCAACTTTTTCAATTCTGAAATTAACGGAAAAATCACTGACGAATCTTTTATTTTCGCCACAAAATTCATTCGTGATTCAGACGATATGCATCCGTCACAAGCATTAGCCATTACTCAAGAAAAGACTTTAAGTGTGGCGTATGATGCTTTAGAAAACAATCCTCAGTTTGCCGATCAGTTGGCTCAGATTCCTTTTCGCCATCCAGCACAATTGTATGAAGGGGTCGCTTACATCTTTGTATTTGTTCTCCTTTACTACCTCTACTGGAATACGGATAAACGAAACAACTCAGGCTACCTTTTTGGTCTGTTCCTTGTATTGCTTTGGACCATACGTTTCTTCGTAGAATTTGTAAAGAAAAGTCAAGGTGGTTTCGAAGAAAGTCTTGGACTGCTTTCAACCGGACAGTGGTTAAGTATTCCGTTCATTCTAATTGGTCTTTATTTCATGTTTAGGCCAAAAGTTGCAAAATCATAATTAATATTGATTTTCTTTTACGACTGAAAACTAAAGTCGGTGTTTTGACAATGAGCAAAACACTTCATTTATCATCGACTTTTTAAACGTAAGCGATACTAAAATGAAATACTTAAAAAATTATTTGTATTTGACCATTGCCATGTTTCTGTTCAATGGATGTAAAGAAGAATCAAAAAAAGTAATTAAAGCAGAACCTGTGGTCTTTAAAAAAGAAGGAGAACTGTCCATCTTTAAAAAAGAAACCGATAGCGTTATTGGTTCTTTTGATATAGAAATTGCAGATAGCGAATATGAAACCCAAACTGGTCTGATGTACAGGAAGAGCATGAAGGTGGACCGAGGTATGTTATTTGTTTTTCCTGAAGTTGCAGGGCATTCATTTTATATGAAGAATACGGAGTTCCCCTTAGACCTTATTTTCATTAAGGAAGATATGACCATTGCCAATTATCACGAAAATGCACAACCCATGAACGAGTCTAGCCTACCTTCACAAGGTGCCGTTCAATATGTTCTAGAATTGAATGCTGGTCTGGTTCAAAAATTAGGTATCCAAACAGGAGACAGTATAGCTTACAAAAAAATGTAATTTTAAATGGATTTGCTTTTGGAGGGAGAAAACACCGAACGATTGGTATTCCGAAAAGTACTCCCCTCTGATTTTGATACATGGCTGCCCTTTCATGAAGATAAACGGTCTTCAGAATTCTGGAAAGGATTACCGAGCGACCCAAAAATTGCTTGTCGGCAACAGTTTGATCACATATTTGAACGGTATGAAAACGGCTTGGGTGGTATGAATGCCCTAATTTTAAAATCAACTGGAGACTTAATTGGCTTATGCGGACTTCTTAAGCAAAATGTAGATAACATAGAAGAACTAGAAATAGGCTATTCCATCCTACCAAAATATTGGAAACAAGGTTATGCCTCCGAAGCTGCTAAAAAATGTAGAATGCACGCACGAAACAATCGTTTAGCTCCTTCCTTAATTTCCATAATCCACATAGACAACATCCCTTCTCAAAGAGTAGCTATGAATAATGGCATGCATTTAGAGAAAATTACAACCTATCATAACAATCCCGTATATATTTTTAGAGTGCAATTATGACACAAAAACATTGGGCTATATTTACTGCCAATACATCTCACATAAGATGATTTGATATAAAACATGAACATTCCCCTTTTTCCATGGAACCTTAAAAACTGAATGCAGGAATGTTTTCTTTTTAAAATGAATTCTCTGAATATCACAGTTATTCTATTGGTAGTAATGATAAACGGTATGAGCTCAAAATACACAGTATCAATAAATCCCATATTCCCTTACATCCATCTTATCCATAAATTATACGTTTCATCGATAGTTGGGTCCAAAATGGATGTAAGGGTATCTATAATTTAAACCGATTCCATATCTTGTAGGACTTTCTTGTTAAAAAGAGAGTTCTACCGTTTACGGTGTTTAAAAAAAAGAATCGATAGTCCCTCGGAAAAATGAAGAAGTACCTTAAGGTTTCAGTCTGCTGTTTCAGTCTTTTTTTAATAGCGTTGGCGTGCACCAAGGAGGTGGGCCTTATCACCGAGGTGGAGTTCGAGCTTACCGAGCAGCACACTGCGGAAGGCTTCGTGAACCAAGGGCTTCCCAGTACATTTACGATCGTACCGGAAGAGGTACTGGAGGACTACGAGTACAATATCACCTACGAGATACTGGATGGCGAGGGCCATTTCGAGGATATGGAGGGCAACCCCTTGGAATCCGGAAAGGGATGGTCCATGCCCACGGGACTTAGCGCCCCACTTCTGTACAAGGGTTCCGCAACGGGGGAGCACAGGGTAAGGATAACAGGGGCCGACAACTTCGGCATCTCGGAGGATATCGAGGTCATGTACGAGCTTTCCGATGTCCCGGTGGTCTGGGAGGCCTCGAGCGAACTCTCACAGCTCGAACTTGAAAAGCCTGTAGCGCTTTCCCTTCTGTTGGAAACGGACGAGGCCTCGCAGGACGTGGACTATGAGGCCATCTACGGGTTCGCTTCGGGCTCCGGGAGCCTTGAGCCGTCCGAGGAGAACGGCTATGCCCCGAACGGGGAATATGGTCCTATCTCGGCAGGTACCTATCCCCTTGTCTTTACACCTTCCGAACTGGGGCCACAGCGATTGGTCTTCACCCTTAGGGACAGTAACGGCCAGGAAATAGAAACGGGACTGGACTTCAACGTTTCCGAGTTCATCGAGGTGATCTCCATAACCCTTTCGAGCCAGGATACGATAAAGATGAAACTGGGGGACGAGATACCCCCGGCCTTCGTTTTCGAACCGTCCAACGCTACCGACCAAGAGGTAACGGTGGTCTCCAGTGATCCCGATGTCGTATTCATCGACGAAAACAACGTTTGTATCGCGGTCGGGCTGGGTACGGCCCAGGTTACCGTTACCTCGGTCTCCAACCCCGATGCTAGCGACACGGTCACCGTAGAGGTGATCCCGCCGGACAGGGTACCGGTAACGGGCATCACCGTTTCCCAGGAGAATCCCGGGGCCACGGGAGCGCAGCGCCAACTGGTGGCCGCGGTCCTTCCCCAGAACGCCACGGACCCGAGCGTGACCTGGTCCTCCGGTGACGATACGATAGCATCCATAGACGATAACGGCCTTCTGACCGGTCTTTCCGCGGGAACGGTGACGATAACGGCCACTTCGGTCTCCGACCCGGACGTGACGGGAAGCGTCATAGTGGAGATCACCGGTGTATCGTTGTTGTCGGCCAACGATATTGAGGCCTTCGCCCTGAACGGACAGATAGAGACCGCAACGATAG from Zobellia alginiliquefaciens includes:
- a CDS encoding AraC family transcriptional regulator yields the protein MVELSDKFLSNRKLETLVENQTSYTLNNAALHVFETHQQAERVLLKFDQPVLASMIEGKKIMHLRNYESFSFLPGESLVLPSNETMCIDFPEAMRKNPTRCLALAISEDKIDKVLQLMNETMPKHNGKEWDLMDYNFHFVNDAGIYQILKRLLFLFTENHPSKDFFVDNMLRELIIRILQTNERKIYSNSTLKLHENSRLAGVVRYIREHLHQNLSVEELSKKAYLSPSHFYRVFKTELGISPIEFINNERIKLAAGLLQDPNRSIKNVYMECGFESRSYFNRVFKAHQHISPGDYQAKTTNTII
- a CDS encoding aldehyde dehydrogenase family protein, with the translated sequence MSTQTVEQDVLQKPKFKSQYENYIGGKWTAPMKGEYFDNLSPVDGNVFTKIARSTSEDIELAIDAAWIAASEWNRSSATTRSNMLLKIADVMERNLETLARAETWDNGKAIRETTAADIPLAIDHFRYFAGVIRAEEGSVSELDSNTVALNVTEPLGVVAQIIPWNFPILMATWKLAPALAAGNCVVLKPAEQTPVGILVLMELIEGILPAGVLNVVNGFGAEAGKPLASSPRINKVAFTGETTTGQLIMQYASKNITPVTLELGGKSPNIFFESIIDADDDFFDKCLEGAVMFALNQGEVCTCPSRMLVQESIYDRFMERVIERTKAIKLGHPLDPTTMMGAQASNDQYEKILNYINIGKEEGCEVLTGGEAAYNESLEGGYYIQPTILKGNNKMRVFQEEIFGPVVCVTTFKDEAEAIEIANDTLYGLGAGVWTRDTHQAYQISRAVQAGRVWVNCYHLYPAHAPFGGYKKSGIGRENHKMMLAHYRQTKNMLISYDKKAMGFF
- a CDS encoding GNAT family N-acetyltransferase is translated as MDLLLEGENTERLVFRKVLPSDFDTWLPFHEDKRSSEFWKGLPSDPKIACRQQFDHIFERYENGLGGMNALILKSTGDLIGLCGLLKQNVDNIEELEIGYSILPKYWKQGYASEAAKKCRMHARNNRLAPSLISIIHIDNIPSQRVAMNNGMHLEKITTYHNNPVYIFRVQL
- a CDS encoding DUF779 domain-containing protein, which codes for MKTQRVLVTEEAKKVIESLKKTHGELMFHQSGGCCDGSSPMCFSKGELILNETDIWLGNIADCDFYMSQDQFEYWKHTQLTIDVTKGRGASFSLEIPLGVRFVIKSRLFSEKEALELEPVHHA
- the yidD gene encoding membrane protein insertion efficiency factor YidD encodes the protein MIAPFVFLVRFYQLAISPYTPATCRYSPTCSQYTLEALKKHGLFKGGWLAIKRIFSCNPWGGKGYDPVP
- the cysS gene encoding cysteine--tRNA ligase, translated to MQLYQNQKLKIYNSLSGKKETFKPLNEGHIGMYVCGPTVYSNVHLGNCRTFMSFDMIFRYLKHLGYKVRYVRNITDAGHLVDDAEDGEDKIAKKARLEKLEPMEVVQRYTIDFHNILEQFNFLPPSIEPTATGHIIEQIEIIKNILDKGFAYEVNGSVYFDVSKFNDHNEYGQLSGRKLEDMIANTRELAAQDDKKSPQDFALWKKAEPQHIMRWPSPWGDGFPGWHLECTAMSTKYLGETFDIHGGGMDLKFPHHECEIAQAEACYGHSPVNYWMHANMLTMNGKKMAKSTGNNILPGEIFTGENDILSKAFSPSVVRFFMMQAHYTSILDLSNDALLASEKGFGRLMDSLLVLKGLDTGSTSNFNVEAWKQQCYDAMNDDFNTPILIANLFEAVKHINLIKEGKESITATDKELLIQTLNGFIFDILGLEQKGGSTEDAGKLSGVVELLIQLRKEARENKDFATSDKIRDQLAELGIQLKDGKEGTTFSI
- a CDS encoding DUF192 domain-containing protein, whose protein sequence is MKYLKNYLYLTIAMFLFNGCKEESKKVIKAEPVVFKKEGELSIFKKETDSVIGSFDIEIADSEYETQTGLMYRKSMKVDRGMLFVFPEVAGHSFYMKNTEFPLDLIFIKEDMTIANYHENAQPMNESSLPSQGAVQYVLELNAGLVQKLGIQTGDSIAYKKM
- the lgt gene encoding prolipoprotein diacylglyceryl transferase, yielding MYFLGIIWNPNETLFSLGPLQIKYYNLLWITSFALGWYIMKRIFTNENKTVEQLDSLFIHTVLATMLGARLGHVFFYDWPYYKNHLLEILLPIRESASGQLFGFINGYEFTGFTGLASHGAIIGVLIGTYLYQKKYPDMKTLWLLDRMVIPFAIGAFCVRLGNFFNSEINGKITDESFIFATKFIRDSDDMHPSQALAITQEKTLSVAYDALENNPQFADQLAQIPFRHPAQLYEGVAYIFVFVLLYYLYWNTDKRNNSGYLFGLFLVLLWTIRFFVEFVKKSQGGFEESLGLLSTGQWLSIPFILIGLYFMFRPKVAKS